A portion of the Daphnia magna isolate NIES linkage group LG4, ASM2063170v1.1, whole genome shotgun sequence genome contains these proteins:
- the LOC116921209 gene encoding uncharacterized protein LOC116921209 isoform X3: MLGGSGFSHSQQMGNCVSSQSQQAALEKQAASGRGRSIVSLRKAAMEKYPVPTKNRLALANEGTASSNNSNNAPATQQNNVGNDMAQLRSKLRPPSVIIARPVSIQLTKSGIDTNGNIPRPSSLPRLLKTSDNNTTAKAESLQQAKPANLTNNFRTVSLDSKNRTILNPPPPVSSLSNKTSTASKDSGSVSPSPSSMSIASSFGSNKSHSMADSGFATCSSSRSQSTISDRKSALSLKFGFFNKKPASATETKKINIDRINSANCVQTAIPAVGKLRGPCELPRQTKSPRPTSLRLTSSVTVGAAAVQRLPTKIQQPPHKSPARLPTPQLTSIKNRAAQVLGRSKSNDYKSVELRPRLSVEAIVASLEQEIRQQLGPEPPPLVCSPKKETKESRPTVKVDVERFGIESACEAEITFVDEDEDFIEDIELQLQTPSSAAECQPSPEGDDQSRDEGHHGDEEDSNATSISDAMIDDEIADQPGLVMLGQSYSVPASPMHSWRSELFHYNLPPMSMINYPPSEDDQSDVSSYHHRLVRRRVASVSDIDDGLKETAVATASSSPVASADVVRSATMRAELFTSPSSSSKHRESSSTYWPPPEATIVIELEEYTTMANELADIKSQLVTLQNLLVETVTDGNCGGIDQVGSHTAPLWDLKRDLVLLREELQEKNTTIKTLKNQLRAVNGRTSVNKNKDSTATTKVAPSCNVATQTDRARSGAVTNGTSPSDNDEVQLVSFRIGQY; this comes from the exons ATGCTGGGTGGTTCAG GTTTCAGTCACAGCCAGCAAATGGGCAATTGTGTTTCTTCACAGAGCCAGCAGGCAGCGTTGGAGAAACAGGCAGCAAGTGGCAGAGGCAGGAGCATTGTTTCTCTTCGCAag GCTGCAATGGAGAAGTATCCGGTTCCCACAAAAAACCGCTTGGCCCTGGCCAACGAAGGGACTGCTTCCAGCAACAATAGCAACAACGCCCCAGCTACACAGCAAAACAACGTAGGCAACGATATGGCGCAATTACGTTCGAAATTACGGCCACCCTCGGTCATCATCGCCCGGCCTGTCAGCATCCAGCTGACGAAAAGTGGAATTGACACGAATGGCAACATACCTCGACCTTCTAGTCTACCTCGCCTACTGAAAACGTCCGACAACAACACGACGGCCAAGGCAGAATCATTGCAACAAGCGAAACCGGCGAATTTGACGAATAATTTCCGCACAGTCAGTTTGGATTCGAAAAACCGGACGATTCTCAATCCACCGCCACCCGTGTCGTCTTTATCGAACAAGACATCGACGGCCTCCAAGGATTCAGGGTCCGTTTCACCTTCACCGTCGAGCATGTCCATTGCATCGAGTTTCGGATCGAATAAAAGTCATTCTATGGCTGATTCCGGATTCGCCACTTGCTCCAGCAGCCGGTCGCAGTCTACGATTTCCGACAGAAAGTCGGCGTTATCTCTGAAATTCGGTTTCTTCAACAAGAAACCGGCCAGCGCTACGGAAACGAAGAAAATCAATATCGATAGAATTAACTCTGCTAATTGCGTTCAAACTGCGATTCCGGCTGTGGGCAAACTTCGCGGCCCGTGCGAATTGCCTCGTCAAACAAAATCACCGCGTCCCACTTCGCTTCGGCTGACGTCATCAGTTACCGTTGGAGCAGCTGCGGTTCAGCGATTGCCCACCAAAATACAACAGCCGCCGCATAAAAGTCCAGCTAGGCTGCCAACTCCTCAATTGACGTCGATTAAGAATCGAGCGGCGCAAGTACTCGGTCGTAGCAAAAGCAACGATTATAAATCGGTGGAACTGAGGCCGCGTCTCAGCGTCGAGGCTATTGTAGCGTCGCTGGAACAAGAAATTCGCCAACAGTTGGGGCCGGAACCGCCTCCGTTGGTCTGCAGTCCGAAGAAAGAGACAAAGGAGTCGAGGCCAACTGTGAAAGTCGATGTGGAACGATTCGGCATTGAGTCTGCGTGCGAAGCAGAAATCACGTTTGtcgatgaagatgaagattttaTTGAAGACATTGAACTTCAACTGCAAACGCCTTCCAGCGCCGCCGAGTGTCAGCCATCTCC GGAGGGAGACGATCAAAGTCGAGACGAAGGCCATCATGGCGACGAAGAAGATTCTAATGCTACATCCATTTCAGACGCCATGATTGACGATGAAATTGCCGACCAACCCGGTCTTGTCATGCTCGGACAG TCGTATTCTGTTCCGGCGTCGCCGATGCATTCGTGGAGATCGGAGTTGTTTCATTACAACTTACCGCCCATGTCCATGATCAATTATCCGCCGTCGGAAGACGACCAATCGGACGTATCATCCTACCATCACAG ACTAGTGCGACGACGCGTGGCCAGTGTCAGCGATATCGACGACGGTCTGAAGGAGACGGCAGTGGCAACGGCCAGCAGCAGTCCTGTTGCTTCTGCCGATGTTGTCAGGTCGGCGACGATGCGAGCTGAACTGTTTACGTCTCCGTCTTCGTCGTCAAAACATCGCGAGAGCAGCAGCACTTACTGGCCGCCTCCGGAGGCGACCATCGTCATCGAATTGGAAGAGTACACGACGATGGCGAACGAATTAGCCGATATCAAATCGCAGCTGGTCAcgttacaaaatcttttg GTGGAAACTGTAACAGATGGTAATTGCGGTGGTATAGATCAAGTCGGATCTCATACAGCGCCTCTATGGGACTTGAAGCGTGATCTTGTTCTCTTACGGGAGGAGCTGCAAGAGAAGAACACGACAATCAAAACGTTAAAGAATCAATTACGCGCTGTTAATGGACGGACATCTGTAAACAAGAATAAAGACTCGACGGCAACTACTAAAGTAGCTCCTTCGTGCAATGTTGCCACACAAACCGACAGG GCACGAAGTGGGGCCGTCACTAACGGTACATCACCGTCGGATAATGACGAAGTTCAATTAGTCAG CTTTAGGATAGGACag TACTAA
- the LOC116921209 gene encoding uncharacterized protein LOC116921209 isoform X1, translated as MLGGSGFSHSQQMGNCVSSQSQQAALEKQAASGRGRSIVSLRKAAMEKYPVPTKNRLALANEGTASSNNSNNAPATQQNNVGNDMAQLRSKLRPPSVIIARPVSIQLTKSGIDTNGNIPRPSSLPRLLKTSDNNTTAKAESLQQAKPANLTNNFRTVSLDSKNRTILNPPPPVSSLSNKTSTASKDSGSVSPSPSSMSIASSFGSNKSHSMADSGFATCSSSRSQSTISDRKSALSLKFGFFNKKPASATETKKINIDRINSANCVQTAIPAVGKLRGPCELPRQTKSPRPTSLRLTSSVTVGAAAVQRLPTKIQQPPHKSPARLPTPQLTSIKNRAAQVLGRSKSNDYKSVELRPRLSVEAIVASLEQEIRQQLGPEPPPLVCSPKKETKESRPTVKVDVERFGIESACEAEITFVDEDEDFIEDIELQLQTPSSAAECQPSPEGDDQSRDEGHHGDEEDSNATSISDAMIDDEIADQPGLVMLGQSYSVPASPMHSWRSELFHYNLPPMSMINYPPSEDDQSDVSSYHHRLVRRRVASVSDIDDGLKETAVATASSSPVASADVVRSATMRAELFTSPSSSSKHRESSSTYWPPPEATIVIELEEYTTMANELADIKSQLVTLQNLLVETVTDGNCGGIDQVGSHTAPLWDLKRDLVLLREELQEKNTTIKTLKNQLRAVNGRTSVNKNKDSTATTKVAPSCNVATQTDRARSGAVTNGTSPSDNDEVQLVSTKMKLPMASGLPVRSRPIRLTTK; from the exons ATGCTGGGTGGTTCAG GTTTCAGTCACAGCCAGCAAATGGGCAATTGTGTTTCTTCACAGAGCCAGCAGGCAGCGTTGGAGAAACAGGCAGCAAGTGGCAGAGGCAGGAGCATTGTTTCTCTTCGCAag GCTGCAATGGAGAAGTATCCGGTTCCCACAAAAAACCGCTTGGCCCTGGCCAACGAAGGGACTGCTTCCAGCAACAATAGCAACAACGCCCCAGCTACACAGCAAAACAACGTAGGCAACGATATGGCGCAATTACGTTCGAAATTACGGCCACCCTCGGTCATCATCGCCCGGCCTGTCAGCATCCAGCTGACGAAAAGTGGAATTGACACGAATGGCAACATACCTCGACCTTCTAGTCTACCTCGCCTACTGAAAACGTCCGACAACAACACGACGGCCAAGGCAGAATCATTGCAACAAGCGAAACCGGCGAATTTGACGAATAATTTCCGCACAGTCAGTTTGGATTCGAAAAACCGGACGATTCTCAATCCACCGCCACCCGTGTCGTCTTTATCGAACAAGACATCGACGGCCTCCAAGGATTCAGGGTCCGTTTCACCTTCACCGTCGAGCATGTCCATTGCATCGAGTTTCGGATCGAATAAAAGTCATTCTATGGCTGATTCCGGATTCGCCACTTGCTCCAGCAGCCGGTCGCAGTCTACGATTTCCGACAGAAAGTCGGCGTTATCTCTGAAATTCGGTTTCTTCAACAAGAAACCGGCCAGCGCTACGGAAACGAAGAAAATCAATATCGATAGAATTAACTCTGCTAATTGCGTTCAAACTGCGATTCCGGCTGTGGGCAAACTTCGCGGCCCGTGCGAATTGCCTCGTCAAACAAAATCACCGCGTCCCACTTCGCTTCGGCTGACGTCATCAGTTACCGTTGGAGCAGCTGCGGTTCAGCGATTGCCCACCAAAATACAACAGCCGCCGCATAAAAGTCCAGCTAGGCTGCCAACTCCTCAATTGACGTCGATTAAGAATCGAGCGGCGCAAGTACTCGGTCGTAGCAAAAGCAACGATTATAAATCGGTGGAACTGAGGCCGCGTCTCAGCGTCGAGGCTATTGTAGCGTCGCTGGAACAAGAAATTCGCCAACAGTTGGGGCCGGAACCGCCTCCGTTGGTCTGCAGTCCGAAGAAAGAGACAAAGGAGTCGAGGCCAACTGTGAAAGTCGATGTGGAACGATTCGGCATTGAGTCTGCGTGCGAAGCAGAAATCACGTTTGtcgatgaagatgaagattttaTTGAAGACATTGAACTTCAACTGCAAACGCCTTCCAGCGCCGCCGAGTGTCAGCCATCTCC GGAGGGAGACGATCAAAGTCGAGACGAAGGCCATCATGGCGACGAAGAAGATTCTAATGCTACATCCATTTCAGACGCCATGATTGACGATGAAATTGCCGACCAACCCGGTCTTGTCATGCTCGGACAG TCGTATTCTGTTCCGGCGTCGCCGATGCATTCGTGGAGATCGGAGTTGTTTCATTACAACTTACCGCCCATGTCCATGATCAATTATCCGCCGTCGGAAGACGACCAATCGGACGTATCATCCTACCATCACAG ACTAGTGCGACGACGCGTGGCCAGTGTCAGCGATATCGACGACGGTCTGAAGGAGACGGCAGTGGCAACGGCCAGCAGCAGTCCTGTTGCTTCTGCCGATGTTGTCAGGTCGGCGACGATGCGAGCTGAACTGTTTACGTCTCCGTCTTCGTCGTCAAAACATCGCGAGAGCAGCAGCACTTACTGGCCGCCTCCGGAGGCGACCATCGTCATCGAATTGGAAGAGTACACGACGATGGCGAACGAATTAGCCGATATCAAATCGCAGCTGGTCAcgttacaaaatcttttg GTGGAAACTGTAACAGATGGTAATTGCGGTGGTATAGATCAAGTCGGATCTCATACAGCGCCTCTATGGGACTTGAAGCGTGATCTTGTTCTCTTACGGGAGGAGCTGCAAGAGAAGAACACGACAATCAAAACGTTAAAGAATCAATTACGCGCTGTTAATGGACGGACATCTGTAAACAAGAATAAAGACTCGACGGCAACTACTAAAGTAGCTCCTTCGTGCAATGTTGCCACACAAACCGACAGG GCACGAAGTGGGGCCGTCACTAACGGTACATCACCGTCGGATAATGACGAAGTTCAATTAGTCAG TACTAAAATGAAGCTACCCATGGCTTCGGGATTGCCAGTCCGGTCTCGTCCGATTAGATTGACGACAAAGTGA
- the LOC116921209 gene encoding uncharacterized protein LOC116921209 isoform X2, whose amino-acid sequence MGNCVSSQSQQAALEKQAASGRGRSIVSLRKAAMEKYPVPTKNRLALANEGTASSNNSNNAPATQQNNVGNDMAQLRSKLRPPSVIIARPVSIQLTKSGIDTNGNIPRPSSLPRLLKTSDNNTTAKAESLQQAKPANLTNNFRTVSLDSKNRTILNPPPPVSSLSNKTSTASKDSGSVSPSPSSMSIASSFGSNKSHSMADSGFATCSSSRSQSTISDRKSALSLKFGFFNKKPASATETKKINIDRINSANCVQTAIPAVGKLRGPCELPRQTKSPRPTSLRLTSSVTVGAAAVQRLPTKIQQPPHKSPARLPTPQLTSIKNRAAQVLGRSKSNDYKSVELRPRLSVEAIVASLEQEIRQQLGPEPPPLVCSPKKETKESRPTVKVDVERFGIESACEAEITFVDEDEDFIEDIELQLQTPSSAAECQPSPEGDDQSRDEGHHGDEEDSNATSISDAMIDDEIADQPGLVMLGQSYSVPASPMHSWRSELFHYNLPPMSMINYPPSEDDQSDVSSYHHRLVRRRVASVSDIDDGLKETAVATASSSPVASADVVRSATMRAELFTSPSSSSKHRESSSTYWPPPEATIVIELEEYTTMANELADIKSQLVTLQNLLVETVTDGNCGGIDQVGSHTAPLWDLKRDLVLLREELQEKNTTIKTLKNQLRAVNGRTSVNKNKDSTATTKVAPSCNVATQTDRARSGAVTNGTSPSDNDEVQLVSTKMKLPMASGLPVRSRPIRLTTK is encoded by the exons ATGGGCAATTGTGTTTCTTCACAGAGCCAGCAGGCAGCGTTGGAGAAACAGGCAGCAAGTGGCAGAGGCAGGAGCATTGTTTCTCTTCGCAag GCTGCAATGGAGAAGTATCCGGTTCCCACAAAAAACCGCTTGGCCCTGGCCAACGAAGGGACTGCTTCCAGCAACAATAGCAACAACGCCCCAGCTACACAGCAAAACAACGTAGGCAACGATATGGCGCAATTACGTTCGAAATTACGGCCACCCTCGGTCATCATCGCCCGGCCTGTCAGCATCCAGCTGACGAAAAGTGGAATTGACACGAATGGCAACATACCTCGACCTTCTAGTCTACCTCGCCTACTGAAAACGTCCGACAACAACACGACGGCCAAGGCAGAATCATTGCAACAAGCGAAACCGGCGAATTTGACGAATAATTTCCGCACAGTCAGTTTGGATTCGAAAAACCGGACGATTCTCAATCCACCGCCACCCGTGTCGTCTTTATCGAACAAGACATCGACGGCCTCCAAGGATTCAGGGTCCGTTTCACCTTCACCGTCGAGCATGTCCATTGCATCGAGTTTCGGATCGAATAAAAGTCATTCTATGGCTGATTCCGGATTCGCCACTTGCTCCAGCAGCCGGTCGCAGTCTACGATTTCCGACAGAAAGTCGGCGTTATCTCTGAAATTCGGTTTCTTCAACAAGAAACCGGCCAGCGCTACGGAAACGAAGAAAATCAATATCGATAGAATTAACTCTGCTAATTGCGTTCAAACTGCGATTCCGGCTGTGGGCAAACTTCGCGGCCCGTGCGAATTGCCTCGTCAAACAAAATCACCGCGTCCCACTTCGCTTCGGCTGACGTCATCAGTTACCGTTGGAGCAGCTGCGGTTCAGCGATTGCCCACCAAAATACAACAGCCGCCGCATAAAAGTCCAGCTAGGCTGCCAACTCCTCAATTGACGTCGATTAAGAATCGAGCGGCGCAAGTACTCGGTCGTAGCAAAAGCAACGATTATAAATCGGTGGAACTGAGGCCGCGTCTCAGCGTCGAGGCTATTGTAGCGTCGCTGGAACAAGAAATTCGCCAACAGTTGGGGCCGGAACCGCCTCCGTTGGTCTGCAGTCCGAAGAAAGAGACAAAGGAGTCGAGGCCAACTGTGAAAGTCGATGTGGAACGATTCGGCATTGAGTCTGCGTGCGAAGCAGAAATCACGTTTGtcgatgaagatgaagattttaTTGAAGACATTGAACTTCAACTGCAAACGCCTTCCAGCGCCGCCGAGTGTCAGCCATCTCC GGAGGGAGACGATCAAAGTCGAGACGAAGGCCATCATGGCGACGAAGAAGATTCTAATGCTACATCCATTTCAGACGCCATGATTGACGATGAAATTGCCGACCAACCCGGTCTTGTCATGCTCGGACAG TCGTATTCTGTTCCGGCGTCGCCGATGCATTCGTGGAGATCGGAGTTGTTTCATTACAACTTACCGCCCATGTCCATGATCAATTATCCGCCGTCGGAAGACGACCAATCGGACGTATCATCCTACCATCACAG ACTAGTGCGACGACGCGTGGCCAGTGTCAGCGATATCGACGACGGTCTGAAGGAGACGGCAGTGGCAACGGCCAGCAGCAGTCCTGTTGCTTCTGCCGATGTTGTCAGGTCGGCGACGATGCGAGCTGAACTGTTTACGTCTCCGTCTTCGTCGTCAAAACATCGCGAGAGCAGCAGCACTTACTGGCCGCCTCCGGAGGCGACCATCGTCATCGAATTGGAAGAGTACACGACGATGGCGAACGAATTAGCCGATATCAAATCGCAGCTGGTCAcgttacaaaatcttttg GTGGAAACTGTAACAGATGGTAATTGCGGTGGTATAGATCAAGTCGGATCTCATACAGCGCCTCTATGGGACTTGAAGCGTGATCTTGTTCTCTTACGGGAGGAGCTGCAAGAGAAGAACACGACAATCAAAACGTTAAAGAATCAATTACGCGCTGTTAATGGACGGACATCTGTAAACAAGAATAAAGACTCGACGGCAACTACTAAAGTAGCTCCTTCGTGCAATGTTGCCACACAAACCGACAGG GCACGAAGTGGGGCCGTCACTAACGGTACATCACCGTCGGATAATGACGAAGTTCAATTAGTCAG TACTAAAATGAAGCTACCCATGGCTTCGGGATTGCCAGTCCGGTCTCGTCCGATTAGATTGACGACAAAGTGA
- the LOC116921209 gene encoding uncharacterized protein LOC116921209 isoform X4 has translation MEKYPVPTKNRLALANEGTASSNNSNNAPATQQNNVGNDMAQLRSKLRPPSVIIARPVSIQLTKSGIDTNGNIPRPSSLPRLLKTSDNNTTAKAESLQQAKPANLTNNFRTVSLDSKNRTILNPPPPVSSLSNKTSTASKDSGSVSPSPSSMSIASSFGSNKSHSMADSGFATCSSSRSQSTISDRKSALSLKFGFFNKKPASATETKKINIDRINSANCVQTAIPAVGKLRGPCELPRQTKSPRPTSLRLTSSVTVGAAAVQRLPTKIQQPPHKSPARLPTPQLTSIKNRAAQVLGRSKSNDYKSVELRPRLSVEAIVASLEQEIRQQLGPEPPPLVCSPKKETKESRPTVKVDVERFGIESACEAEITFVDEDEDFIEDIELQLQTPSSAAECQPSPEGDDQSRDEGHHGDEEDSNATSISDAMIDDEIADQPGLVMLGQSYSVPASPMHSWRSELFHYNLPPMSMINYPPSEDDQSDVSSYHHRLVRRRVASVSDIDDGLKETAVATASSSPVASADVVRSATMRAELFTSPSSSSKHRESSSTYWPPPEATIVIELEEYTTMANELADIKSQLVTLQNLLVETVTDGNCGGIDQVGSHTAPLWDLKRDLVLLREELQEKNTTIKTLKNQLRAVNGRTSVNKNKDSTATTKVAPSCNVATQTDRARSGAVTNGTSPSDNDEVQLVSTKMKLPMASGLPVRSRPIRLTTK, from the exons ATGGAGAAGTATCCGGTTCCCACAAAAAACCGCTTGGCCCTGGCCAACGAAGGGACTGCTTCCAGCAACAATAGCAACAACGCCCCAGCTACACAGCAAAACAACGTAGGCAACGATATGGCGCAATTACGTTCGAAATTACGGCCACCCTCGGTCATCATCGCCCGGCCTGTCAGCATCCAGCTGACGAAAAGTGGAATTGACACGAATGGCAACATACCTCGACCTTCTAGTCTACCTCGCCTACTGAAAACGTCCGACAACAACACGACGGCCAAGGCAGAATCATTGCAACAAGCGAAACCGGCGAATTTGACGAATAATTTCCGCACAGTCAGTTTGGATTCGAAAAACCGGACGATTCTCAATCCACCGCCACCCGTGTCGTCTTTATCGAACAAGACATCGACGGCCTCCAAGGATTCAGGGTCCGTTTCACCTTCACCGTCGAGCATGTCCATTGCATCGAGTTTCGGATCGAATAAAAGTCATTCTATGGCTGATTCCGGATTCGCCACTTGCTCCAGCAGCCGGTCGCAGTCTACGATTTCCGACAGAAAGTCGGCGTTATCTCTGAAATTCGGTTTCTTCAACAAGAAACCGGCCAGCGCTACGGAAACGAAGAAAATCAATATCGATAGAATTAACTCTGCTAATTGCGTTCAAACTGCGATTCCGGCTGTGGGCAAACTTCGCGGCCCGTGCGAATTGCCTCGTCAAACAAAATCACCGCGTCCCACTTCGCTTCGGCTGACGTCATCAGTTACCGTTGGAGCAGCTGCGGTTCAGCGATTGCCCACCAAAATACAACAGCCGCCGCATAAAAGTCCAGCTAGGCTGCCAACTCCTCAATTGACGTCGATTAAGAATCGAGCGGCGCAAGTACTCGGTCGTAGCAAAAGCAACGATTATAAATCGGTGGAACTGAGGCCGCGTCTCAGCGTCGAGGCTATTGTAGCGTCGCTGGAACAAGAAATTCGCCAACAGTTGGGGCCGGAACCGCCTCCGTTGGTCTGCAGTCCGAAGAAAGAGACAAAGGAGTCGAGGCCAACTGTGAAAGTCGATGTGGAACGATTCGGCATTGAGTCTGCGTGCGAAGCAGAAATCACGTTTGtcgatgaagatgaagattttaTTGAAGACATTGAACTTCAACTGCAAACGCCTTCCAGCGCCGCCGAGTGTCAGCCATCTCC GGAGGGAGACGATCAAAGTCGAGACGAAGGCCATCATGGCGACGAAGAAGATTCTAATGCTACATCCATTTCAGACGCCATGATTGACGATGAAATTGCCGACCAACCCGGTCTTGTCATGCTCGGACAG TCGTATTCTGTTCCGGCGTCGCCGATGCATTCGTGGAGATCGGAGTTGTTTCATTACAACTTACCGCCCATGTCCATGATCAATTATCCGCCGTCGGAAGACGACCAATCGGACGTATCATCCTACCATCACAG ACTAGTGCGACGACGCGTGGCCAGTGTCAGCGATATCGACGACGGTCTGAAGGAGACGGCAGTGGCAACGGCCAGCAGCAGTCCTGTTGCTTCTGCCGATGTTGTCAGGTCGGCGACGATGCGAGCTGAACTGTTTACGTCTCCGTCTTCGTCGTCAAAACATCGCGAGAGCAGCAGCACTTACTGGCCGCCTCCGGAGGCGACCATCGTCATCGAATTGGAAGAGTACACGACGATGGCGAACGAATTAGCCGATATCAAATCGCAGCTGGTCAcgttacaaaatcttttg GTGGAAACTGTAACAGATGGTAATTGCGGTGGTATAGATCAAGTCGGATCTCATACAGCGCCTCTATGGGACTTGAAGCGTGATCTTGTTCTCTTACGGGAGGAGCTGCAAGAGAAGAACACGACAATCAAAACGTTAAAGAATCAATTACGCGCTGTTAATGGACGGACATCTGTAAACAAGAATAAAGACTCGACGGCAACTACTAAAGTAGCTCCTTCGTGCAATGTTGCCACACAAACCGACAGG GCACGAAGTGGGGCCGTCACTAACGGTACATCACCGTCGGATAATGACGAAGTTCAATTAGTCAG TACTAAAATGAAGCTACCCATGGCTTCGGGATTGCCAGTCCGGTCTCGTCCGATTAGATTGACGACAAAGTGA